The Oculatellaceae cyanobacterium genomic interval CGCGATTACCATATTCGCCTTCGTTGGCTTTCTTTAAAGTTTGAATGCGACGAATATCTAAACGCACAGAAGCATAAAATTTCAGAGCATTACCGCCAGTTGTAGTTTCTGGGTTGCCGTAGGAAATACCAATTTTTTGTCGTAGTTGGTTAAGGAAAATTACGGTACAGCCGGATTTACCGATGTTACCTGCAACTTTCCGTAAAGCTTGGCTCATTAAACGTGCTTGTAAACCGACATGGGTATCACCCATATCACCTTCAATTTCAGCACGAGGTGTTAATGCAGCTACGGAGTCAATAACTACAATATCAACGGCTGCGGAACGTACAAGTTGATCGACTATTTCTAGCCCAGCTTCGCCTGTATCAGGTTGGGAAACTAACAGGTTTCCAATATCAACACCAAGTGCGGCAGAGTATGCGGGATCTAGGGCGTGTTCTGCATCAACGAAGGCAGCGACACCTCCAGCTTTTTGTACTTCTGCGATCGCGTGTAATGCTAGTGTGGTTTTACCAGAACTTTCTGGGCCATATATTTCAATAATCCGCCCTTTCGGTAAACCGCCGCCTAATGCTAAATCTAGGGTCATTGCGCCAGTAGGGATGGTTTCCACCTTCATGCGGGTGGCATCTCCCAAGCGCATAATGGCTCCCTTACCAAATGACTTTTCAATCTGGTTCAGCACTAAATTTAGGGCTTTTTGCTTTTCGGGAGTGGTTGTAGTAATTTCGATAGCCATTAATGCCTCAAGAACTAGGTTGAGATGTGATCAGACGGAAATTTACTTTAGTTTAGATACTCTGGGCTAACTGCTGTGCCGTGTCTGTGCAAATCTATACAATCAATGAGCGCGCGTGTGAGTGTGCCTTCTAACAGTTTAATATATCCCTGGATCTTTAGTGGTACATCTGTATTAATTTTATCATTAAACTAGAAGACGTGAGGGGTGAGTTGACGACTGAGGGCTTTTAGCGGCGCGGAGTGCGCGGACAGCTATGTTGAGTAGTTAAAAACCTAACCCCCCAACCCCCTTCCCTACCCGGCAAGGGGGAGTTCGGAAGCCCCTCTCGTTGTAGGAGATGGGTTGGGGAGAGGTCAAAAATGAATTTTCGCGAACGGTATATAAGATAATTCCGTTGCAAACCCCCCTTCTTTGCTCCCTGCCCCTTGAAAAGTTATAAATACATGAATACTTATAATGTTCCTAACTTAATTCCCGATACGGCTCTTTCAGTCGGTGGGTTGACAAGCTATATTCAAGATCTTTTAGAGCAAGATGAGCAACTGCGGCAGGTTTGGGTAATTGGTGAAGTTTCCAGTACTAATAAGCATCGCAGTGGGGTATTTTTTACTCTCCAAGATCCACAGACTAAAGCAGCTATTAGTTGCGTGACATGGAGTAGTCAGCAAGATCAACTCATACAACAGCCTGTAGCGGGTGAGCAGTTAATTGTTTTAGGTAGTATTCGGATTTATCCGCAACGGGGACAGTATCAGCTTACAGTTTGGCAAGCTTTACCTGCGGGAGAGGGGTTGCAAGCATTGCGCTATAAGCAGCTACGCAACCGATTAGAGGCGGAAGGGTTGTTTGCTAAAGAAAGAAAGCGATCGCTCCCCATTCATCCCCAAATTATTGCTGTGGTGACTTCTCCACAAGCTGCTGCATGGGGTGATATTCAAAAAACCCTCAGACGCAGATATCCTGGTTTGCACGTTTTATTTTCCCCTGCAATAGTTCAAGGTGAGCAAGCACCTGCATCTATAGTTATGGCAATTGAGCGAGTAGTGCGAGATGGTAGAGCAGAGGTGATTATTTTAGCGCGGGGTGGTGGTGCGGTTGAGGAGTTGGCTTGTTTTAATGATGAGCGGGTTGTGAGAGCGATCGCACTTTCTGCTATTCCTATCATTACTGGGATTGGACATCAACGCGATGAATCTTTAGCTGACTTAGTTGCAGATGCTTATGCTCATACG includes:
- the recA gene encoding recombinase RecA codes for the protein MAIEITTTTPEKQKALNLVLNQIEKSFGKGAIMRLGDATRMKVETIPTGAMTLDLALGGGLPKGRIIEIYGPESSGKTTLALHAIAEVQKAGGVAAFVDAEHALDPAYSAALGVDIGNLLVSQPDTGEAGLEIVDQLVRSAAVDIVVIDSVAALTPRAEIEGDMGDTHVGLQARLMSQALRKVAGNIGKSGCTVIFLNQLRQKIGISYGNPETTTGGNALKFYASVRLDIRRIQTLKKANEGEYGNRVKVKVAKNKVAPPFRIAEFDIIFGKGISTVGCLVDIAEETGIITRRGAWYSYNGDNIAQGRDNTIKYMEEKPEVAKLIEQQVREKLDTGAVVSANSVAHVDDSDEDFPDEE
- the xseA gene encoding exodeoxyribonuclease VII large subunit, yielding MNTYNVPNLIPDTALSVGGLTSYIQDLLEQDEQLRQVWVIGEVSSTNKHRSGVFFTLQDPQTKAAISCVTWSSQQDQLIQQPVAGEQLIVLGSIRIYPQRGQYQLTVWQALPAGEGLQALRYKQLRNRLEAEGLFAKERKRSLPIHPQIIAVVTSPQAAAWGDIQKTLRRRYPGLHVLFSPAIVQGEQAPASIVMAIERVVRDGRAEVIILARGGGAVEELACFNDERVVRAIALSAIPIITGIGHQRDESLADLVADAYAHTPTAAAEQVVPELSTLVAEHRQRIKLLNNAVHRRLQISNEQLQRLKNRLQRLPIQRQVQQQQQTVSDLRHRLLQATSWRLQRETQHCQMLRQKLATLDPKAVLQRGYAVVRKDGAIARSTNQLQLGEELKIQLEQGEVKVKVIEILEKNS